A single genomic interval of Chloroflexota bacterium harbors:
- a CDS encoding bifunctional nuclease family protein: MIKVKIDRIMASLLNQQRVIVLKELNSDRILPIWIGPVEADAITLALQGIQVARPLTHDLLKNLIMELGATVSHVLINDLHDNTFFARIVMDANGRHIEVDSRPSDAVALAVRLQVPIFVAEEVLAAAAVGPSREIDLTTLSPEEEERLSAFREFVNTLDFDEPEDEE; the protein is encoded by the coding sequence ATGATTAAGGTAAAAATTGATAGGATTATGGCCAGCCTTCTAAACCAACAACGCGTGATTGTTCTGAAAGAACTCAATAGCGACCGTATTTTGCCCATCTGGATAGGCCCAGTCGAGGCTGACGCGATCACCCTTGCCTTGCAAGGTATCCAGGTAGCCCGTCCCTTGACCCATGATCTCCTCAAGAACCTGATTATGGAACTGGGGGCCACTGTTTCACATGTCCTGATCAATGATCTGCACGACAACACCTTTTTTGCGCGCATCGTGATGGATGCGAACGGGCGGCATATAGAGGTGGATTCCCGACCCAGTGATGCAGTCGCTCTGGCAGTGCGCTTGCAGGTGCCCATATTTGTAGCCGAAGAGGTGCTGGCTGCTGCGGCAGTGGGTCCCAGCAGGGAAATTGACCTGACCACCCTTTCGCCAGAGGAAGAGGAAAGACTCTCTGCCTTTCGCGAATTTGTGAATACCCTAGACTTCGACGAGCCAGAAGACGAGGAGTAA
- the dnaB gene encoding replicative DNA helicase, translating into MSLDRLPPQNIEAEQSVLGSLLIDRDAIVRISDFLKAEDFYRESHGQIFAAILNLYERREPSDFITLCDELERRGQLDAVGGPEYLTSLINAVPTSIHVEYYARIVERTAILRRLIEAAGKIAQLAYGEAEDIDQVVDRAEQILFDVSQRRVRQALVPIKSILTQYYDRLDYLHKHRDESMGLPTGFVDLDRLLGGLQPSDLIIVAGRPGMGKSSFGLTVAHNAATKYNAVVAFFSLEMSAEQVVQRLIAGETGISSQRLRTGDIRDVEWDKLMKATGMLSETLIFIDDTPTPSPLEIRTKCRRLAAEYGLDLVIIDYLQLMQGGTRVENRVQEISYISRSLKSLARELNVPIVAVSQLSRAVESRQDRRPILSDLRESGSIEQDSDVVLFIYRDELYHEDSDRRNIADIIVAKHRNGPTGQISLRFMGEQTRFVDLDTIHTEEEYY; encoded by the coding sequence GTGTCGTTGGACCGCCTGCCGCCACAGAACATTGAGGCCGAACAGTCCGTTCTCGGAAGTTTGCTCATTGACCGAGATGCCATAGTTCGCATCTCGGATTTCTTGAAAGCCGAAGATTTCTACCGTGAGAGCCACGGTCAAATCTTCGCCGCTATCCTCAATTTATACGAGCGTCGTGAACCCTCAGACTTCATCACCCTCTGCGATGAATTGGAGAGGCGTGGGCAACTCGACGCCGTTGGTGGTCCCGAATATCTCACCTCCCTCATCAATGCTGTCCCCACCTCTATCCATGTAGAGTATTACGCCCGCATCGTGGAACGGACGGCAATCTTGCGTCGCTTGATCGAGGCAGCCGGGAAGATCGCACAATTGGCCTACGGGGAAGCCGAGGACATTGACCAGGTTGTAGACCGAGCGGAACAAATTTTGTTTGATGTCTCACAACGGCGTGTACGGCAAGCCCTGGTGCCCATCAAAAGTATCCTCACCCAATACTACGACCGTCTCGATTACTTACATAAGCACCGCGACGAAAGTATGGGCCTGCCCACCGGTTTTGTGGATCTGGATCGCTTGTTAGGGGGGCTGCAACCATCGGATCTCATCATCGTGGCTGGCCGGCCGGGTATGGGTAAATCTTCATTCGGTTTAACCGTCGCCCATAACGCAGCAACGAAGTATAACGCCGTGGTCGCCTTCTTCAGTCTGGAAATGTCTGCCGAACAGGTTGTTCAGCGGCTTATCGCGGGGGAAACAGGCATCAGTTCCCAACGGCTGCGTACTGGTGACATCCGCGATGTGGAATGGGACAAACTCATGAAAGCGACGGGTATGCTCTCCGAAACGCTGATCTTCATTGATGACACGCCCACCCCCTCCCCCCTAGAAATACGCACGAAGTGCCGCCGCTTGGCTGCCGAATATGGCCTGGACCTGGTTATCATTGATTATTTGCAGCTGATGCAAGGCGGCACGCGAGTAGAAAACAGGGTGCAAGAAATCTCATACATCTCGCGTTCGCTCAAAAGCCTGGCCCGTGAACTTAATGTACCGATCGTTGCGGTATCACAACTTTCGCGCGCAGTCGAGTCGCGGCAGGACCGCAGACCCATACTATCGGACCTAAGAGAAAGTGGCTCTATCGAGCAAGATAGCGACGTGGTGCTCTTCATCTACCGCGATGAACTCTACCACGAGGATTCTGACCGCCGCAATATCGCCGATATCATTGTGGCGAAACACCGTAATGGCCCTACTGGGCAGATATCACTGCGTTTCATGGGTGAACAGACCCGCTTCGTGGATCTGGATACCATTCATACCGAAGAAGAGTACTACTAA
- a CDS encoding DnaD domain protein, whose protein sequence is MQGFSGFPGGKVRFTSVPDLFFSELLPSIDDLAELKVTLHIIWLLNRRRGYPRCVQLRELLSDGTLLRGLSGLDESPEKSLQKALERATTRGTLLHIMTRDGETEAHYYFLNTEQGRKTVEKIECGEIALGGPATVCGPRLTAEKPNIFVLYEQNIGLLQPMIAEELREAERDYPADWIADAFRIAAENNVRNWRYVRAILERWATEGKKELRSEENGRRYIEGKYADYIKH, encoded by the coding sequence GTGCAGGGTTTTTCTGGCTTCCCAGGAGGCAAGGTTCGGTTCACTTCTGTGCCCGATCTCTTTTTCAGCGAACTTCTGCCTTCCATTGATGATTTGGCCGAACTTAAAGTCACGCTGCACATCATTTGGCTGCTGAATCGTAGGCGGGGTTATCCACGTTGCGTGCAATTACGCGAACTCCTCAGTGATGGAACGCTCCTCCGCGGATTGTCGGGCCTTGATGAGTCGCCGGAAAAGTCCCTCCAGAAGGCGCTAGAGCGAGCCACTACCCGCGGAACATTGCTGCACATCATGACTCGCGACGGTGAGACGGAAGCGCACTACTATTTCCTGAACACTGAGCAAGGACGAAAGACCGTGGAGAAGATCGAATGCGGTGAAATTGCGCTGGGTGGCCCCGCGACAGTTTGTGGCCCACGTCTCACTGCCGAGAAACCCAACATCTTCGTGCTCTACGAACAGAACATTGGACTCTTGCAGCCGATGATCGCAGAGGAACTGAGAGAAGCGGAGAGAGATTATCCAGCAGATTGGATCGCTGATGCTTTCCGCATCGCCGCCGAGAACAACGTGCGGAATTGGCGCTACGTGCGCGCCATCCTGGAGCGGTGGGCTACTGAAGGCAAGAAAGAATTGCGGTCCGAAGAGAACGGCCGGCGCTATATAGAAGGGAAGTATGCCGACTACATCAAACACTGA